Part of the Candidatus Krumholzibacteriia bacterium genome, CGAGTCGGGCAGGAGGACGACGATGACGGTGTCGTCCGGCACGCGCTTGGCAACCTCCAGCGCTCCGGCCACGGCCGCACCGCTCGAGCTGCCGACCAGAAGACCTTCCTGTCGCGCCAGCCGCCGCGCCATGGCGTAGCTCTGCCGATCGTCGACGCGAACCACCTCATCGACGTACTGCTTGTGCAGCGCCGCCGGAATGATGTCTTCGCCAATGCCCTCGATCTTGTAGGGCACCGCATCGCCCCGCGTGCCCTGCTCGATGTACTGCTTGAGGATCGAGCCCTGCGGGTCGACCCCCACGATCCGCACCTTCGGGTTCTGCTCCTTCAGGTAACGGCCGGTGCCGCTGATGGTGCCGCAGGTGCCCATGCCGGCGACGAAAATGTCGATGCGACCCCGGGTCTGCCGCCAAATCTCCGGTCCGGTGCTGCGATAGTGCGCCTCCGGGTTCGCCTGGTTGTCGTACTGGTTGGCATGCACGGCGTTCTCGCTCCGCTCCACCTCTTGCCGCGCGACGCTGTAGTAGCTGAGCGGCGACTCCGGTGGCACCGCCGTGGGCGTGACGATGACCCGGGCCCCATAGGACTTGAGCAGCCGGATCTTCTCCGTGCTCATCTTGTCGGGCATGGTGAAGATGGAGCGGTAGCCCTTGATGATGCAGGCCAGAGCGATCCCCACTCCGGTATTGCCGGAGGTGCACTCCACCACGGTGCCGCCGGGGCGCAGCATGCCACGGCGCTCGAAATCCTCGATCATCGGCAGGCCGATGCGGTCTTTGACGCTGCCACCGGGATTGAAGTATTCGAGCTTGGCGAGAATCGTGGGACCGAGACCCTGGGTCACGCGGTGCAGACGGACGAGGGGCGTGTTGCCGATGGTCTCGAGGATGTTGGCCTTGACTTCCCAGTCGCTCGGGAGCGGTCGTGCCATCGTGTGCGCGGCCGTGCCGGCCGCTCCTCCTTGTCTGCTCCGCAGCGTAGTGAACATGCGGGGAGGCGTCAACGCCTGCTCACCCGCACGCGGGCCACGTTGAAAGCAGCGCCGACAAAGGCGCGCTTCTTCGGCCACCGGTGCGCCGCCGGCGTGGCGCGCGGCGCGCCGAGGGTGCGCGTTGACCGGGCCCGCGGGGAGACCGATAATCGCGCCGGAGGTCCGGTGGAGTCGCGTGCGTTGCGCTTCGTCGTTCGCGGCCGCGTCCAGGGCGTCGGCTTTCGCTACTTCGTGGCCCGTCATGCGCGCCAGCTCGGCCTCTGCGGCTACGCGCGCAACCGGAGGGACGGGAGCGTGGAGGTCGTCGCGGTGGGCGGCGCCGCCGCGCTCGCGATCCTGGCGAGCAAGTTGCGGCTCGGGCCGGCCGCGGCGGCGGTGGAATCCCTGGAAGCGCAGCCACTCGCCCCGGCGCCGCTGCACGACGGCTTCGACATCCTCTAGAGCGACGCCCCAGGGCTCTGAGCGCCGCTCCCGTCCCGAACGGAGGCTCCCTTTGATCCGTCTGCCCGTCCTCGCGGCTCCACCACCGCCCGGCGTGGTGGTCCACCCCAATTGCGCCCGCTGCACCGCCCTCTGCTGCCAGTACGTCTCCACCGAGATCGACGCGCCGACGACAGCGAAGGACTTCGACAACATCCGCTGGTATCTGATGCATCCGGGGGTGCGCGTTTTCGTGGAGGAGGCGGGCAGCTGGTTCCTCCAGTTCATGTCCCGCTGCGAGAACCTCGGGGCCGACAATCTCTGTCGCATCTACGACCGCCGCCCGCAGATCTGCCGCGATCTCCAGCCCACGAGCTGCGAGTTCGCTCTCGGCCCCGGGGATCAGGTCTACTTCACCAGCGTCGCGGAGTTCGAACGCTGGGAGGCGGAGAGGAAGCGCCGCCAGCAGACGCGCCGCGCCCGCCGGGGACAGCGCCTCGCCTCCCGCGGCCCGGCCGCGGCCCAGGCCGGGGTGCGCCGGGGTTCCAGATCTCAGGCCTGAGTGGGTCGATGGGCGCCGTTGCCGCCATGGGCGGCCTCGGCAGGGATGAGGCTGGATTCGAAGAGCTTCATCTGCCCCACCGTGGTGATGGAGCGAGCCTGCAGCAACTCGACGAGCTGCAGGAGAATGCGCGCCGTGGCGTAGGCGTCATCGTGGGCGCGATGGCGGTTCGGCAGCGGGATCCCCAGCTGCAGCGCCAGGTGGTGCAGCTTGCGGCTGTTCTTCGCTTCGATCAACCGCTGGCTCAGCTTCACCGTGCAAAGATGCGGCGCGGTGAAACGCTGGCCGGTCAAGCGCTCGATGCACGTCTTCAGGAAGTGGTAATCGAAAGCGGCGTTGTGCGCCACGAACACGCCGCCCTCCAGCGCCTGGAGCAGCTGCGGCAGGATCTCGGCGAAGCTCGGCGCGCCGCGCACCATGGACTCGTCGATGCCGGTGAGGCGCTGGATGTTGCTCGGGATCGGCACGCCC contains:
- a CDS encoding cystathionine beta-synthase, whose translation is MARPLPSDWEVKANILETIGNTPLVRLHRVTQGLGPTILAKLEYFNPGGSVKDRIGLPMIEDFERRGMLRPGGTVVECTSGNTGVGIALACIIKGYRSIFTMPDKMSTEKIRLLKSYGARVIVTPTAVPPESPLSYYSVARQEVERSENAVHANQYDNQANPEAHYRSTGPEIWRQTRGRIDIFVAGMGTCGTISGTGRYLKEQNPKVRIVGVDPQGSILKQYIEQGTRGDAVPYKIEGIGEDIIPAALHKQYVDEVVRVDDRQSYAMARRLARQEGLLVGSSSGAAVAGALEVAKRVPDDTVIVVLLPDSGERYLSKAHSDEWLKENRLLEGYNPTAGELLERRPAGVPALVQVEESTPVREAIALVRQFEVSQLPVLRQAQNVGVLQEAKLLRLAFEDPGVLDRPAAAVMDPPLPEIGVHETTDRVKEFLAHRDAAVLVRDGDHLVGILTRYDLLDTLL
- a CDS encoding acylphosphatase, whose protein sequence is MESRALRFVVRGRVQGVGFRYFVARHARQLGLCGYARNRRDGSVEVVAVGGAAALAILASKLRLGPAAAAVESLEAQPLAPAPLHDGFDIL
- a CDS encoding 3'-5' exonuclease, which gives rise to MDPHLRASKLDEAFAFINHSPRPTPSYLIGQRILDLRLRDRREMRRLVRRLLSQDSRFQEVHAGLWEALNHDYGSQKLEEAEFRVLDLEVTGSDPRTNGIIEVAVFGLHGSRIRPLLSTLLDPGVPIPSNIQRLTGIDESMVRGAPSFAEILPQLLQALEGGVFVAHNAAFDYHFLKTCIERLTGQRFTAPHLCTVKLSQRLIEAKNSRKLHHLALQLGIPLPNRHRAHDDAYATARILLQLVELLQARSITTVGQMKLFESSLIPAEAAHGGNGAHRPTQA
- a CDS encoding YkgJ family cysteine cluster protein — translated: MIRLPVLAAPPPPGVVVHPNCARCTALCCQYVSTEIDAPTTAKDFDNIRWYLMHPGVRVFVEEAGSWFLQFMSRCENLGADNLCRIYDRRPQICRDLQPTSCEFALGPGDQVYFTSVAEFERWEAERKRRQQTRRARRGQRLASRGPAAAQAGVRRGSRSQA